A genomic region of Deinococcota bacterium contains the following coding sequences:
- a CDS encoding phosphatase PAP2 family protein, which translates to MTDNADAVWSGTRSTGPGIFALDSLGDETVGAWKPWLLTSGDEVRPPPPPAPDSAQRAAEIAEVRDYQRDANPFMELFFWPEDPDGRPEPGSAPVMSSQVAFYYAPFNHLMWLPELEQKLFEYRLDSNPPRAARAYALASVAFYDATVAVWDGRFAYWVARPAEWDPAITSVLTTYPNPEPPSGHTGIATATSEVLAYLFPRDAHYFRSRAVELGESRIWAGIHFRSAVEAGAELGRKVAAKVVAWAEQDGSSAAMQGAAR; encoded by the coding sequence ATGACAGATAATGCCGATGCGGTGTGGAGCGGGACAAGATCCACCGGGCCCGGCATCTTTGCGCTGGACTCGCTGGGTGACGAGACGGTCGGCGCTTGGAAACCTTGGCTGCTCACCTCGGGGGACGAGGTCCGTCCACCGCCGCCGCCTGCGCCCGACTCCGCGCAGCGCGCCGCCGAAATTGCCGAGGTGCGCGACTACCAACGCGACGCCAACCCCTTTATGGAGCTGTTCTTCTGGCCCGAGGACCCCGACGGTCGCCCTGAACCGGGTTCAGCCCCCGTTATGAGCAGTCAGGTCGCCTTTTACTACGCGCCCTTCAACCACCTGATGTGGCTGCCTGAACTCGAGCAGAAGCTCTTCGAGTACCGCTTAGACAGCAACCCACCGCGCGCCGCGCGTGCCTACGCGCTCGCCAGCGTCGCCTTTTATGACGCCACCGTGGCGGTGTGGGATGGCCGCTTTGCCTACTGGGTGGCGCGTCCTGCCGAGTGGGACCCAGCCATTACCAGCGTGCTCACCACCTACCCCAACCCCGAGCCCCCATCGGGCCACACCGGCATCGCCACGGCAACCAGCGAGGTGCTCGCCTACTTGTTCCCTCGTGACGCGCACTACTTCCGCTCGAGAGCCGTGGAACTCGGTGAGTCGCGCATCTGGGCGGGGATTCACTTCCGCAGTGCCGTTGAGGCTGGCGCTGAACTGGGCCGGAAGGTAGCCGCCAAGGTCGTCGCTTGGGCCGAGCAGGACGGGAGCAGCGCCGCTATGCAAGGGGCGGCGCGCTGA
- a CDS encoding PIG-L family deacetylase: MAEALRLMAVLAHPDDESMGTGGTLATYAAEGVETYLLTATRGEKGWKGKKEDYPGAKALGQLREGELQAAARERGRYLRIFSQDCA, from the coding sequence ATGGCTGAAGCGCTGAGACTCATGGCCGTTCTTGCCCACCCCGACGACGAGTCTATGGGAACCGGTGGCACGCTCGCTACGTACGCCGCCGAGGGGGTAGAGACCTATCTGCTTACCGCCACCCGCGGTGAGAAGGGCTGGAAAGGGAAAAAAGAGGATTACCCCGGAGCTAAAGCGCTGGGGCAGCTCCGCGAAGGGGAGCTGCAGGCCGCCGCGAGGGAACGGGGCCGGTATTTGCGGATATTTTCGCAGGACTGTGCTTGA
- a CDS encoding fatty acid desaturase, with translation MTKKTLAPSDEYAGWQSVVRQYQQPDLRKGVWQVVNSFGGLALGLTLMYLSLNLGYWLTLLLAVPTAGFLVRIFVIQHDCGHGSFFKSRRANDLIGAVSGLFTFVPYQVWRKRHAIHHAHHAELEERGIGDVWTMTVNEYQRASWWKRASYRVFRNPLFLFVLTPAINFVILQRLPLGVQASWRTGERASVWWTNLAIACLLLVASALVGFGAVIMVGLPVMVIAASVGTWLFYVQHQFEKTYWEHTPEWDYTLAAMHGSSYYKLPRLLQWFTGNIGFHHVHHLSPRIPNYNLQRCHDENLVLQGVVKLTLASSLKTVSLALWDEEQRRLVTFREARRARREAVVSS, from the coding sequence ATGACGAAAAAGACGCTCGCCCCCAGTGACGAGTATGCGGGCTGGCAAAGCGTGGTTCGCCAATACCAACAGCCCGACCTCCGCAAGGGCGTGTGGCAGGTGGTCAACTCCTTTGGAGGACTGGCCCTGGGCTTGACCCTGATGTACCTGAGTCTGAACCTCGGTTACTGGCTGACTCTGTTGCTGGCGGTCCCGACGGCCGGCTTTCTCGTGCGGATCTTCGTGATCCAGCACGACTGCGGCCACGGCTCGTTTTTCAAATCCCGTCGCGCCAACGACCTGATAGGCGCGGTAAGCGGCTTGTTCACCTTCGTTCCTTACCAGGTATGGCGGAAAAGGCACGCCATCCACCACGCGCATCACGCGGAACTCGAGGAACGGGGCATCGGCGATGTGTGGACCATGACGGTCAACGAGTACCAGCGGGCTTCCTGGTGGAAGCGCGCCTCCTACCGTGTCTTTCGCAATCCCCTCTTTCTTTTTGTGCTCACTCCTGCTATCAACTTCGTCATCTTGCAGCGCCTGCCGCTGGGGGTTCAGGCAAGCTGGCGCACCGGCGAGAGGGCTTCGGTCTGGTGGACGAACCTGGCTATCGCCTGCCTGCTGCTGGTCGCTAGCGCCCTCGTCGGCTTTGGCGCGGTGATCATGGTCGGGCTGCCGGTGATGGTTATCGCCGCCAGTGTAGGCACCTGGCTCTTTTATGTCCAACATCAGTTTGAAAAGACCTACTGGGAGCACACCCCCGAGTGGGATTACACGCTCGCCGCCATGCATGGTAGCTCCTACTACAAACTGCCGCGCCTCTTGCAGTGGTTCACGGGCAATATCGGCTTTCACCATGTTCATCACCTGAGCCCGCGCATTCCCAACTACAACCTGCAAAGGTGCCATGACGAAAACCTGGTGCTGCAAGGCGTCGTCAAGCTCACCTTGGCGAGCAGTCTGAAAACGGTGTCGCTGGCACTATGGGATGAGGAGCAGCGCCGGCTTGTCACCTTTCGTGAGGCGCGCCGAGCGAGACGGGAGGCCGTGGTCAGCTCTTAG
- a CDS encoding aminotransferase class V-fold PLP-dependent enzyme, protein MFRCGYRRLEARLLALPGVILTAAGAPRCSKHVHVSVEGADGEALLMNLDRRGVYASAGSACAAGTIEPSHVLLAMGLSRARAKASVRLSLGRGLDEAMLDEAAEHFEQAVLASRLVTA, encoded by the coding sequence GTGTTCCGCTGCGGGTATCGCCGCCTCGAGGCCCGCCTGCTCGCGCTGCCGGGCGTAATCCTCACCGCGGCGGGGGCGCCTCGCTGTTCCAAACATGTTCATGTGAGCGTCGAAGGCGCCGACGGCGAGGCCCTGCTCATGAACCTGGATCGCCGGGGCGTCTATGCCAGCGCGGGCTCGGCCTGCGCGGCGGGCACGATAGAGCCCAGCCACGTGCTTCTGGCTATGGGGCTGAGCCGCGCACGCGCCAAGGCGAGCGTCCGCTTGAGTCTGGGTCGCGGCCTGGACGAAGCCATGCTCGACGAAGCCGCCGAGCACTTTGAACAGGCCGTCCTCGCCAGCCGCCTCGTCACGGCCTGA
- a CDS encoding trehalose-6-phosphate synthase has translation MASRLREDGGRWLPSVGGLTTALLPVLEKEGGTWVAWAEKKADELPELGYPENNPRFSVQRLYLSKQELMSYYGFSNRVLWPLCHYFMAPMEHRPEFFRGYAAVNQKFARRALEAHHKRDLIWIQDYQLMLVPQLIRGGYQNAFPGIVTCLLLNPFPRAPVAVGSMEPA, from the coding sequence ATGGCAAGCAGGTTACGTGAAGATGGCGGCCGCTGGCTGCCCTCGGTGGGGGGCTTAACCACCGCCCTCTTACCCGTTCTCGAGAAAGAGGGCGGCACTTGGGTGGCCTGGGCAGAGAAAAAGGCCGACGAGTTGCCCGAGCTCGGTTATCCCGAGAACAACCCGCGCTTCTCGGTACAACGGCTTTACCTCAGCAAGCAGGAACTGATGTCCTACTACGGCTTCTCGAACCGCGTGCTCTGGCCGCTTTGTCACTACTTCATGGCCCCCATGGAACACCGGCCCGAGTTCTTCAGGGGCTACGCTGCGGTCAACCAGAAGTTCGCAAGGCGGGCGCTTGAGGCGCACCACAAAAGAGACCTCATCTGGATTCAGGACTATCAGCTTATGCTGGTGCCACAGCTCATCCGCGGAGGCTATCAAAATGCCTTCCCTGGTATAGTCACATGCCTCTTGCTCAACCCCTTTCCTCGAGCCCCCGTTGCGGTGGGTTCGATGGAGCCAGCATAG
- a CDS encoding ester cyclase — MLILLEHASPASYGLEGFKQFVAMLATAFPDLQVTLEDMIAEGDKVVARVTVSGTHKGTFMGSIIPNGKQVT, encoded by the coding sequence ATGCTCATCCTTCTTGAACACGCAAGTCCTGCCAGCTATGGCCTCGAGGGCTTCAAACAATTCGTTGCCATGCTTGCCACGGCCTTCCCCGATTTGCAGGTCACTCTTGAAGATATGATCGCTGAAGGCGACAAAGTTGTTGCTCGCGTCACTGTTAGCGGTACCCACAAGGGAACTTTTATGGGTAGCATCATCCCTAATGGCAAGCAGGTTACGTGA